Part of the Cyanobacteria bacterium GSL.Bin1 genome is shown below.
TAGAAGGATAAACTTCTCTTTGTCTCCCCTCGTAAGACAGAAGTTAACTTTGCTAAGCTCAAAGGCGTAGTGCGTTTCTTAAACTAATATGTTTCGTGTTTCCCTTCTGCTGGCTTGTCTCGTCTCAGTTACTGTGGCGGGCTGTAGTCGTTCACAAGTTGAGTCTTCTTCTCCGTCTCCGACGCAAGCACAAACGACAGCCGAACCCCTTTCTCCAGAAGAAAAACAAAAAGTTGATACCCTTCTCTCGCAAGGAAATCAAAAGATTGCTGATGGCAAGTATGAAGCAGCAATTACAACCTATAATGAGGCCCTTGCCATCGATCAAACCAACAGTGAAGCTTTAGGTAATCGAGGTTTGGCGCGATCGCGCCTGAAAGACTATCAAGGGGCGCTTGCCGACTATGATCAAGCGTTGACACTTGATGATCAAGCCCATGGCGTGTACTACAATCGCGGGTTGCTGCAAACTCACTTAGAAAACTACGAAAAAGCAGTTGCTGACTTTACGCAAGCCATTAAATATAAACCTGATTATGCCCACGCAATTGGTAATCGAGGCTTTGCCTATGCCGAGTTAGAAAACTATACGGCTGCGATCAAAGACTTGGAAAAAGCGGCACAACTGTTTAAAGAGCGTGGCAATAAACAAACGGCTTACCGTCTCCAGCGAACAGCTCGTTACATTCTGCCTTAACTTTTTCTTAATTCTATACATCCCTCGCTGTGGAGATTACAGATAGATTCTTCCTTCCCTTCCTGACAAAAAACGTAAAATCTTACAGTTTTGTGCCCGGTTAAAGATTACGATTAATAGATAACCTTAACTCTTCCTTCCCAATTTTAAACAGACTCAATTGGATTCAATCACTTCTTGACTGTGTTTAAATCAGGAGGTCGAGTTTTTGTCGTAAAAATGAATAGGAGATTCTACCCATGGCAAGAAGAAAGAAAAAGTTTTCCTGCGGACATCAAGGCTATGGACAAATTTGCCATAGATGTGAGCAAAAAGAATCGGATCGCGTGAGACGAAAAAACCAGCGCCTTGCTTGGGAAGAAAGTTTTAGTAAGGATCCCATCGATCTCACGACCCTCCCTAAAAATGTTGTTCTCAAAACTCGACGCATTATTTCTCAACTCAGACAAGATAGTAATTACCGGCGATTTAGAGGGAAGCGCTTGCGTCATAATCGGTTTATTATTAGCATCCCTGTCAATCGAGATTACCGTTTAATTTGTCGAGATCAGGGCAGTTATGTTATCCCAGAAGCAGTTGTTTCCCATCAGGATTATAACGTTTGCAAACCGGGAAGTGCCAAGTAATTATTTATAATTTTTCCTAACTCGAAGCACTAGTATAGAAGCGGAGTGCGAACTGCCAAAATAAAGCAGATAAAATGAGGAGAAAACAAGCCAGAAATCCTGCTCCTAAAATCCAACTCACTTCGCTTCGTCCTAACATTGTTTCCGCCGGAATTGTTGTTAGAAAAGCAACGGGAATAATAAAGGTAAAGAAAAACCGATACACAGCCGGGTAGGCAACTATCGGAAATCGTCCCGCATCGAGTAGTCCGCGCAAGACTTCAGTGACATTATAAATTTTGACAAACCAAATACTGGTTGCGCCTAACATAAACCATAAACTATAAAGGCTAATTAAACCAAAGGTAATGGGAATGATACTGATGAAATAATTAGCAAGGTTTAAATCAAGACGATTTCCCGCATAAGCAATCAGCGCGATCGCGAACACTAAATCGGGAGTTCCCCAGGGGGAAATTGTGCGTGCAGACAGCCAAAACTGACTGCTAATGGGTTTGAGTAAAATGTAGTCGAGAGTTCCATACTGGACTTGATCCACAATCCGATTCAAGTTTGGAATTAAAAAAGTGGCAGCAAAGCCTTGTAACAGGGTAAATAATCCCAATACCACCATGGCTTCTTCCCAACTCCAGTTTTGGAACGTATAACCCGTGCGATAGAACAAAAATAAACTAAATAAACTCCCAGACAGATTGACTAAACTACTCAACGCAGCAATGAGAAAGTTCAGTCGATATTCGAGTTCTGCAGAAATCGCACTGGTCCAAAATAAACGTAAAACTTTCAAATAGCGCATATTATTAATTGCCTTCGCACTTTTGCTAGCACTTGGAACTAGATTTTAAGGATGATAATCATATCCATTAAGATGATCATCCAAAGACCAGATAAAGACACGCCGATTCGGTATTTGTCTCTTCATTTTTTCCCACTCTTTAATCATAGAGAGAGCAGCGATTCCTGCACCTCGCATTGCAGAATCAGGGAATTCATTCAACCACTCACTTACTTCCTCTAAAGTTGGAACTTGCATCACTGTCCAAGGTGCGTCGCCTGAAATCGCTTTCTTCACTACATCAACAAATATTTCAGCAAACTGACGTTGCTGATTCCCGTTACCGATTTGTGCAATATGATTCCCCGTTTCATAAACTGTTGCCATCGGTAACAACAAATTTGTACCATTCTCTAATAATTTCCCTAACTCTTCCATCACTTCTTGTCTATCCTGATTTTTTTTAGGAATATCAAGTATATTGCATAAGATGGAAGTATCAACAATGGCTACTTCCCCCATTACTCAATTTTTTCCTCCAGCACTGAGAGAAGCAAACCACTCCATTGCCTTTTCTTTCTTTCTTTGTTCTCCTGGATGTTGCTTAACAAATCGTTCTAAAAGCCCACGAGTCATTAAATGACCGACAGAACCTTGAGCAATGAGTTCCGGATAATCAGGAATATCTTGTAATCGAATGAGTTGGCTTGATCCATCTTTGGGATTACGATAACAAAACTCAGTTTCAGGAATTGCATCGTCAGGTAAAGCATCTAACAGTGCAGGATTATGGCTACTAATCAAAACTCGCAAGTTTCGTTCCTTAGCAATATTAGAAATGCGATTGAGTAAATCGGCTGCTCGACTGGGATGGACACCATTATCAATTTCTTCGATCACAACTAGACTTTGTTCTGGAGCAGATAGCATTGCTGCTGCAATTGATAAAACTCTCAATGTTCCGTCAGATAATCTCGCAGCATCATAGGGAGTAGAAATTCCGCCAAAAGTTTCAGTTAATTGTAAAATTACCTCATCACGAGGAGTTTCAATAAAGCTAATATCTTGAATGTCTTGTTCTGGGAGGCTCCGGATAAAGTCCAATACAGCAGTTTTCAAGTCCGGTTTCTGGCATAGATTATAAATAACACCAGAAAGATTCTGACCATGTTCTTGTAGTACCTTATCTGTTTTATGACCATAGGAGCGCATTGCGCTCGGCTCAGGCTCCAGAAAAACAATTTGACTTAACCAGTCAACGTATTTTTTAGTCACTTCAGGAATGATTTCCCGGCTTTTTGTATTTTCCGGACGGAAACGAATATCACTCAAAAGTTGTGTAAATATTGCCATATGGCTACTACATACAATACTTGGTTTTTTACCGCCCCGAGCAAAATTATTATAGGTCACAAAAATATCACTTCCGGCTCCTTGCGGTTCGCTTGTAATTTCGTACAAAGGAACTTTTGAATTAGGACTTGTTATTCTTTCTTGTGTCACATGAAGATTACTATCATCACTAATA
Proteins encoded:
- a CDS encoding tetratricopeptide repeat protein codes for the protein MFRVSLLLACLVSVTVAGCSRSQVESSSPSPTQAQTTAEPLSPEEKQKVDTLLSQGNQKIADGKYEAAITTYNEALAIDQTNSEALGNRGLARSRLKDYQGALADYDQALTLDDQAHGVYYNRGLLQTHLENYEKAVADFTQAIKYKPDYAHAIGNRGFAYAELENYTAAIKDLEKAAQLFKERGNKQTAYRLQRTARYILP
- a CDS encoding ABC transporter permease yields the protein MRYLKVLRLFWTSAISAELEYRLNFLIAALSSLVNLSGSLFSLFLFYRTGYTFQNWSWEEAMVVLGLFTLLQGFAATFLIPNLNRIVDQVQYGTLDYILLKPISSQFWLSARTISPWGTPDLVFAIALIAYAGNRLDLNLANYFISIIPITFGLISLYSLWFMLGATSIWFVKIYNVTEVLRGLLDAGRFPIVAYPAVYRFFFTFIIPVAFLTTIPAETMLGRSEVSWILGAGFLACFLLILSALFWQFALRFYTSASS
- a CDS encoding AAA family ATPase → MITQIQLKNFKSYRFGTLYIARLTVLIGANASGKSNVIEALRILARIAKGERLGFISSPYQQGENIFRGEVDNLGYRGAKSFQLSCITTEPEWQNFEIELSISDDSNLHVTQERITSPNSKVPLYEITSEPQGAGSDIFVTYNNFARGGKKPSIVCSSHMAIFTQLLSDIRFRPENTKSREIIPEVTKKYVDWLSQIVFLEPEPSAMRSYGHKTDKVLQEHGQNLSGVIYNLCQKPDLKTAVLDFIRSLPEQDIQDISFIETPRDEVILQLTETFGGISTPYDAARLSDGTLRVLSIAAAMLSAPEQSLVVIEEIDNGVHPSRAADLLNRISNIAKERNLRVLISSHNPALLDALPDDAIPETEFCYRNPKDGSSQLIRLQDIPDYPELIAQGSVGHLMTRGLLERFVKQHPGEQRKKEKAMEWFASLSAGGKN